A region from the Aegilops tauschii subsp. strangulata cultivar AL8/78 chromosome 5, Aet v6.0, whole genome shotgun sequence genome encodes:
- the LOC109782517 gene encoding uncharacterized protein translates to MSSWAQHSRRGWRHGWAARALSSATLPPWRLLAFFAIVVSFLATSSYVDYRAVERRAEIGARVFAAPLAAMAAFLLFAALGYWRRRTRWALRRHAVNAQPALASSQSSGASPWGVAAMVAVLLVMVTFQPAVHSMWFRPLWSSDYS, encoded by the coding sequence ATGTCGTCGTGGGCGCAGCACTCGCGGCGGGGCTGGAGGCACGGCTGGGCGGCGCGGGCGCTGTCGTCGGCGACGCTGCCGCCGTGGCGCCTGCTGGCCTTCTTCGCCATCGTGGTCTCCTTCCTGGCAACCTCCTCCTACGTCGACTACCGGGCTGTCGAGCGCCGGGCCGAGATCGGCGCGCGGGTCTTCGCCGCGCCGCTCGCCGCCATGGCCGCCTTCCTCCTCTTCGCCGCGCTCGGGTACTGGCGTCGCCGCACCCGCTGGGCGCTCCGCCGCCACGCCGTGAACGCCCAGCCTGCCTTGGCCTCGTCGCAGTCATCGGGGGCCTCGCCGTGGGGCGTGGCGGCGATGGTGGCGGTGCTGCTGGTCATGGTGACTTTCCAGCCCGCCGTCCACTCCATGTGGTTCAGGCCGCTCTGGAGTTCAGACTACAGCTAG